A region from the Agrobacterium cucumeris genome encodes:
- the chvI gene encoding two-component system response regulator ChvI, with protein sequence MQTIALVDDDRNILTSVSIALEAEGYRVETYTDGASALDGLIARPPQLAIFDIKMPRMDGMELLRRLRQKSDLPVIFLTSKDEEIDELFGLKMGADDFITKPFSQRLLVERVKAILRRASSRDAAPAAGGAIKPTADQQARTLERGQLAMDQERHTCTWKGEPVTLTVTEFLILHSLAQRPGVVKSRDALMDAAYDEQVYVDDRTIDSHIKRLRKKFKLVDGDFDMIETLYGVGYRFREAA encoded by the coding sequence ATGACCGGAATATTCTCACTTCGGTATCGATCGCGCTCGAAGCCGAAGGCTACCGGGTCGAAACGTATACGGACGGCGCCTCCGCGCTTGACGGGTTGATCGCCCGTCCGCCGCAGCTCGCCATTTTCGATATTAAGATGCCCCGCATGGACGGCATGGAGCTTTTGCGGCGCCTGCGTCAGAAATCGGATCTGCCGGTGATCTTCCTCACCTCCAAGGATGAGGAGATCGATGAATTGTTCGGCCTGAAAATGGGCGCGGATGACTTCATCACCAAACCCTTCTCGCAGCGCCTTCTGGTTGAACGCGTCAAGGCAATCCTGCGCCGCGCCAGCAGCCGCGATGCCGCGCCAGCGGCCGGCGGCGCAATAAAGCCGACGGCGGACCAGCAGGCCCGCACGCTGGAGCGCGGGCAACTCGCCATGGATCAGGAGCGTCATACCTGCACCTGGAAGGGCGAACCGGTAACACTCACCGTTACCGAATTCCTCATCCTGCACTCGCTGGCACAGCGGCCGGGCGTGGTGAAAAGCCGCGACGCGCTGATGGACGCCGCCTATGACGAGCAGGTTTATGTGGATGACCGCACCATCGACAGCCACATCAAGCGCCTTCGCAAGAAGTTCAAACTGGTCGATGGCGACTTCGATATGATTGAAACGCTTTATGGCGTAGGATATCGCTTCCGCGAAGCGGCCTGA
- the chvG gene encoding two-component system sensor histidine kinase ChvG, translated as MLKKTPETVSDSDDAEERGSERRHRIHPLTIIRRIFGNAVFSSLTRRILFFNVAATVVLVGGILYLNQFREGLIDARVESLLTQGEIIAGAISASASVDTNSITINPEKLLELQAGQSITPAPNDEDLSFPINPERVAPVLRRLISPTRTRARLFDADANLLLDSRHLYSRGQVLRFDLPPVTPETQTWGEWFTSMFNRMLQPSSLPQYKEAPGGDGSIYPEVMNALTGVRGAVVRVTEKGELIVSVAVPVQRFRAVLGVLLLSTQAGDIDKIVHAERLAIMRVFGIATLVNIVLSLLLSSTIATPLRRLSAAAIRVRRGARTREEIPDFSARQDEIGNLSIALREMTTALYDRIDAIESFAADVSHELKNPLTSLRSAVETLPRAKTEESKQRLTEIIFHDVRRLDRLISDISDASRLDAELARADASPLDLDVLMKGLVDISRQISTKKKSVAIDYVADRKAGAKTSFVVNGHDLRLSQIVTNLIENARSFVSEESGRITVRLSRHKDRCLVQVEDNGPGIQAEDIDRIFERFYTDRPASEGFGQNSGLGLSISRQIAEAHGGSLRAENVVDKYGVISGARFTLSLPAAETHER; from the coding sequence GTGCTGAAGAAAACGCCGGAAACCGTCTCGGATAGCGACGATGCCGAAGAACGCGGCAGCGAACGCCGCCATCGTATCCATCCGCTGACGATCATCCGGCGCATTTTCGGCAATGCGGTGTTTTCCAGTCTGACGCGCCGCATTCTTTTCTTCAATGTCGCGGCGACGGTCGTTCTGGTCGGCGGTATTCTCTATCTCAACCAGTTCCGTGAGGGGCTGATCGATGCGCGCGTCGAAAGCCTTCTGACGCAGGGCGAAATCATCGCCGGCGCGATTTCGGCCTCCGCTTCGGTCGATACCAATTCGATCACCATCAACCCCGAAAAGCTTCTCGAATTGCAGGCGGGGCAAAGCATCACGCCCGCTCCCAATGACGAGGACTTAAGTTTTCCGATCAATCCCGAACGGGTGGCACCAGTGCTGCGGCGGCTGATTTCACCGACGCGCACCCGCGCGCGACTGTTCGATGCCGATGCCAATCTGCTGCTCGATTCCCGCCATCTTTATTCGCGCGGACAGGTTCTGCGCTTCGATCTGCCGCCGGTAACGCCGGAAACCCAGACCTGGGGTGAGTGGTTCACCAGCATGTTCAACCGCATGCTGCAGCCAAGCAGTCTGCCGCAATACAAGGAAGCGCCTGGTGGCGACGGTTCGATTTATCCGGAAGTGATGAATGCGTTGACCGGCGTGCGCGGCGCGGTCGTTCGCGTCACCGAAAAGGGTGAGCTGATCGTTTCGGTCGCCGTGCCGGTGCAACGCTTCAGGGCGGTGCTTGGCGTATTGCTGCTCTCCACCCAGGCGGGCGATATCGACAAGATCGTGCATGCGGAGCGCCTGGCCATCATGCGTGTTTTCGGCATCGCCACCCTCGTCAATATCGTTCTGTCGCTGCTTCTGTCCTCCACCATCGCCACGCCGCTGCGGCGGCTTTCGGCCGCCGCGATCCGTGTGCGTCGCGGGGCGCGAACCCGCGAGGAGATACCGGATTTTTCGGCCCGTCAGGATGAGATCGGCAACCTTTCGATTGCGCTGCGTGAAATGACGACGGCGCTTTACGACCGTATCGACGCGATCGAAAGCTTCGCTGCCGATGTCAGCCACGAACTCAAGAACCCGCTGACCTCGCTACGCAGCGCCGTGGAAACCCTGCCGCGCGCCAAAACCGAAGAATCGAAGCAACGGCTGACCGAGATCATCTTCCATGACGTTCGGCGTCTCGACCGACTGATCAGCGATATTTCGGATGCGTCGCGGCTCGATGCCGAACTGGCGCGCGCCGATGCCTCGCCGCTCGACCTTGATGTGCTGATGAAAGGGCTGGTAGACATATCCCGCCAGATCAGCACCAAGAAGAAAAGCGTGGCAATCGACTATGTGGCCGACAGGAAGGCCGGAGCCAAAACCTCCTTCGTGGTGAATGGCCACGACCTTCGCCTCAGCCAGATCGTCACCAATCTGATCGAGAACGCCCGTTCTTTCGTGTCAGAGGAAAGTGGTCGCATCACCGTGCGTCTTTCCCGCCACAAGGATCGCTGCCTCGTGCAGGTGGAAGATAACGGACCCGGCATTCAGGCCGAAGATATCGACCGGATTTTCGAACGGTTTTACACGGACAGACCGGCGAGCGAAGGCTTCGGCCAGAATTCCGGCCTTGGTCTTTCCATCAGCCGGCAGATCGCCGAAGCCCATGGCGGCAGCCTGAGGGCGGAAAATGTCGTCGACAAA